Proteins co-encoded in one Arachis hypogaea cultivar Tifrunner chromosome 13, arahy.Tifrunner.gnm2.J5K5, whole genome shotgun sequence genomic window:
- the LOC112736702 gene encoding uncharacterized protein — MEPQSIVVIQDSTREVNLRIFEWALNSFLLGARDKLTLAIVLHEVITPMGYKSRVDSNNMIGANQRVIEEEVNNKKKKYLKDEGLIKIFNLYQSRKVEFNIEVAIGTSPRDVALKISKKMNATWLILDRKMKNDGDYFLNKLSCGISRIRRHNKIMHLRGRPALHQNNQDHTHDSIPVSMPDSVPESTPDEPFYRPKINPDKAECSNRGEDSEETSCAPLHFASIITKKPLEGKLRRDGDLKMISTLGGSKSTMEDQESSEFLSYCGAKSFYHGRAEEYQVCEQVFHFC; from the exons ATGGAACCTCAGAGTATAGTAGTTATCCAAGATTCAACTAGAGAAGTGAATTTGAGAATTTTTGAATGGGCTCTAAATAGCTTCTTACTCGGGGCAAGAGATAAGCTCACCTTAGCTATAGTCTTGCATGAAGTTATCACTCCAA TGGGGTACAAAAGCAGGGTGGACAGTAATAATATGATTGGAGCAAATCAAAGGGTGATTGAAGAAGAAGTTAATAACAAGAAGAAAAAGTATTTAAAAGATGAGGGACTTATTAAGATTTTCAACCTTTATCAATCAAGAAAG GTTGAGTTTAACATAGAAGTAGCTATAGGAACTTCACCTAGGGATGTTGCTCTGAAAATTTCCAAGAAGATGAACGCAACATGGTTGATATTAGACAG GAAGATGAAAAATGATGGAGATTATTTCCTCAATAAACTTTCTTGCGGTATATCAAGAATAAGGCGTCACAATAAGATTATGCATTTAAGAGGACGACCTGCTCTCCATCAAAATAATCAAGATCACACCCATGATAGCATACCAGTCAGCATGCCAGACAGTGTACCAGAAAGTACACCAGATGAACCATTTT ATCGTCCAAAGATCAATCCTGACAAAGCAGAGTGCTCAAACCGAGGAGAAGATAGTGAAGAGACAAGTTGTGCTCCACTGCACTTTGCTAGCATAATCACCAAGAAGCCATTGGAAGGCAAATTGAGAAGAGACGGTGACCTAAAAATGATATCCACTCTTGGTGGTAGCAAAAGTACTATGGAGGATCAGGAGAGTTCAGAGTTCCTATCATATTGTGGAGCTAAGAGCTTTTATCATGGAAGGGCTGAAGAATATCAAGTATGCGAACAAGTTTTCCATTTTTGTTAA
- the LOC112736703 gene encoding probable complex I intermediate-associated protein 30, producing the protein MARLRRLWEASVTATKRALSGNLDEMMPPPERFIFNFGSKKELSKWHLYSDSEFGGLSSASLEIADSEHGVATGIFSGNLSLDVTEGAKWSIARGGFCGMRSKKFGGFIDLESYDTIAMKLRGDGRCYISTIYTENWVNSPAQMEDNSWQTFVYVPKGNWYVLKIPLARYLPTWRGNVIDAEIEMNPSRVLGMSLSVNAEGGAGIEGTISGPGDFRVELEWIKALRTQ; encoded by the exons atggcgaGATTGCGAAGACTGTGGGAAGCTTCAGTCACTGCAACTAAGCGAG CGTTGTCTGGTAATTTGGATGAAATGATGCCTCCGCCGGAGAGATTCATCTTCAATTTCGGCTCCAAGAAGGAGTTATCCAAGTGGCATTTGTACTCTGATTCTGAATTCGGAG GGTTGTCATCTGCTTCTCTCGAGATAGCTGATTCTGAACATGGAGTAGCTACTGGGATCTTCTCTGGTAACCTTTCTTTGGATGTCACTGAGGGTGCTAAATGGAGCATTGCTCGTGGCGGTTTCTGTGGAATGCGCTCCAAAAAG TTTGGTGGCTTCATTGATTTGGAATCATATGATACTATTGCAATGAAACTTAGAGGGGATGGCAGATGTTATATATCTACT ATTTACACGGAGAATTGGGTCAATTCACCTGCACAGATGGAAGATAACTCATGGCAAACTTTTGTTTATGTGCCCAAAGGCAATTGGTATGTTTTAAAG ATTCCTCTAGCTCGGTATTTACCGACTTGGAGAGGCAATGTTATAGATGCAGAAATTGAGATGAATCCGTCTCGTGTTCTTGGCATGTCTTTGTCTGTCAATGCTGAGGGTGGTGCTGGTATAGAAGGCACTATATCTGGACCAGGTGATTTCAGAGTTGAACTTGAATGGATCAAGGCCTTGAGAACACAATGA